One Hordeum vulgare subsp. vulgare chromosome 4H, MorexV3_pseudomolecules_assembly, whole genome shotgun sequence DNA window includes the following coding sequences:
- the LOC123449398 gene encoding eukaryotic translation initiation factor 3 subunit A yields the protein MTATATATETETAREPREASRREGRDSHGRRPHSSSRSRRDDPSPRRRRDDRRHESDRSHHRRRAEKGADDAGDRDERRSKPLQDPQARRDDPDPVRGEGKPPPGDAKEDPPARHERSPRGTKRFSETREAWRPRSSSFQHDERERARQGGRRYGHQDYGRQRDQNEHLDDRYKHRSEGHGLQEKVGQAQQQSDVDSTWKHDGFFKLEQDAPVAKRRPGFKEMGMPLAGQESAPAVTEPHSRSRIPDQPGLTSGMGEERRNYHSREFIRPDDRGTRWGFSDYRSPGQRNGYDPRGRFAGRGGRGRDRFDYQYGGRSNMHEDAGDHQTEKWKHDLYDETNSTPAPMTEEEQIAKVEALLAL from the exons atgacggcgacggcgacggcgacggagacGGAGACGGCGAGGGAGCCGCGCGAGGCGTCCCGGCGGGAGGGCCGCGACTCCCACGGGAGGCGCCCGCACTCCTCGTCCAGGTCGCGCCGGGACGACCCCAG CCCGAGGAGGCGGAGAGACGACCGGAGGCACGAATCCGACAGGAGCCACCACAGGCGTCGGGCCGAGAAGGGCGCCGATGACGCTGGCGACCGCGACGAGAGGAGGAGCAAGCCCTTGCAGGACCCGCAGGCGCGGCGCGACGATCCTGATCCGGTGCGCGGGGAGGGGAAGCCGCCGCCGGGCGACGCGAAGGAGGACCCTCCCGCGAGGCACGAGAGGTCTCCCAGGGGAACCAAGCGGTTCTCCGAGACCAGAGAGGCCTGGCGGCCTAGATCTTCTTCCTTTCAG CATGATGAGCGTGAACGTGCTAGGCAAGGTGGTCGACGctatggtcaccaag ATTATGGAAGACAAAGGGATCAAAATGAACATCTCGATGATAGATATAAACACAGGTCTGAAGGACATGGTTTGCAGGAAAAGGTCGGGCAGGCTCAGCAACAGAGTGATGTTGATTCTACATGGAAGCACGATGGGTTTTTCAAGTTGGAGCAAGACGCTCCGGTTGCCAAAAGGAGGCCAGGATTTAAGGAGATGGGAATGCCACTGGCGGGGCAAGAATCAGCTCCTGCTGTTACAGAACCGCATTCAAGATCTCGTATACCTGATCAACCTGGGCTAACCTCTGGAATGGGAGAAGAAAGGAGAAACTACCACTCACGGGAATTCATAAGGCCAGATGACCGAGGTACCAGGTGGGGATTTTCTGATTACAGGAGCCCTGGTCAGAGAAATGGCTATGATCCAAGAGGTCGTTTTGCTGGCAGAGGGGGAAGGGGCAGAGACAGGTTTGACTACCAGTATGGTGGAAGAAGCAACATGCACGAGGATGCGGGTGATCATCAGACAGAGAAATGGAAGCATGACCTTTATGATGAGACCAACAGTACCCCAGCTCCGATGACTGAAGAAGAGCAGATTGCAAAAGTCGAAGCACTGTTGGCGCTGTAG
- the LOC123446885 gene encoding putative cyclin-dependent kinase F-2: protein MAVLKRPAAVLDAGHGHATAAQHRQSPSCCKRSRASIGSTDDYEKVACLGKGGFGVVHRMRHRVTKKNVAVKFLSSPDDTDVVKDLEQEARFLEACDGNPYVVGFEGLVCDPATGDTAGLVMEYVEASSLWSLLWDRRERDDPPLPESTVRDFMWKLLTGADKMHEHDRHIVHRDIKPANILVGKNLELLKICDLGLAMSMADWPPYNRAGTASYMAPEMILGKKDYEAVVDTWSIGCVFAELLTGKTLFNGYLEDDDEDETTNDIRQLWSIFCVLGMPDERTWPEFKSLPLTADVLKRLPAGYKHSRLRYLFPEDKLSEEGFQVLQGLLTCNPDERLTAADALKLPWFDAPRSVAAAAAAAKVDSLSFSKKKAPRIKFIPPAMPPRGTQRNECN from the coding sequence ATGGCCGTCCTCAAGCGACCTGCCGCTGTCCTCGACGCCGGCCACGGCCACGCGACGGCCGCTCAACATCGACAATCGCCGTCGTGCTGCAAGAGGAGCCGCGCCTCCATCGGGAGCACCGACGACTACGAGAAGGTGGCCTGCCTAGGGAAAGGCGGCTTCGGCGTCGTCCACAGGATGCGCCACCGCGTCACCAAGAAGAACGTGGCCGTCAAGTTCCTCTCCTCGCCCGACGACACCGACGTCGTCAAAGATCTTGAGCAGGAGGCACGATTCCTCGAGGCCTGCGACGGAAACCCCTACGTCGTCGGCTTCGAGGGCCTGGTGTGCGACCCAGCAACCGGCGACACCGCAGGCCTCGTCATGGAGTACGTCGAGGCGTCGAGCCTCTGGTCTTTGCTGTGGGACAGGCGCGAGCGCGACGACCCGCCGCTCCCGGAATCCACGGTGCGCGACTTCATGTGGAAGCTCCTGACCGGTGCCGACAAGATGCACGAGCACGACCGCCACATCGTCCACCGCGACATCAAGCCAGCCAATATCCTCGTCGGGAAAAACCTGGAGCTCCTTAAGATTTGCGACCTCGGGCTGGCCATGTCCATGGCCGACTGGCCGCCGTACAACCGGGCCGGCACGGCGTCCTACATGGCGCCCGAGATGATCCTGGGGAAGAAGGACTACGAAGCGGTCGTGGATACGTGGTCCATCGGCTGCGTCTTTGCCGAACTGCTCACCGGCAAGACGCTGTTCAATGGCTACCTcgaagatgacgacgaagacgagaCAACGAATGACATAAGGCAGCTGTGGAGCATCTTCTGTGTGCTCGGGATGCCGGACGAGAGGACGTGGCCGGAGTTCAAGTCGCTGCCGCTCACCGCCGACGTGCTGAAACGGCTACCAGCGGGGTACAAGCACAGCCGGCTCCGGTATTTGTTCCCTGAAGACAAGCTGTCCGAGGAAGGATTCCAGGTGTTGCAAGGGCTCCTCACGTGCAACCCCGACGAGCGACTGACGGCAGCCGACGCGCTGAAGCTCCCATGGTTCGATGCACCTCGTTCGgtggccgccgccgctgccgctgcgAAGGTCGACTCTCTGTCGTTTTCGAAAAAGAAGGCACCAAGGATCAAGTTCATCCCACCGGCGATGCCACCACGTGGAACGCAGCGCAACGAGTGTAATTAG